A genomic stretch from Telopea speciosissima isolate NSW1024214 ecotype Mountain lineage chromosome 7, Tspe_v1, whole genome shotgun sequence includes:
- the LOC122668238 gene encoding B3 domain-containing protein REM8-like codes for MVITKIKPRNPQFFKPILPGSFHELAIPRGFLKYLREEKCEEGEAVLRNSGKSWRVKVNGFCFKEGWSDFARDRHLLIGDFVVFRHQGHMVFDVLVFDRSTCEKEYPPFHAKIENEEGKVENRGKEEIVEKKIKNFKVSVRTRSGAIKAGKEYAASCKFTNPFFVAPVGKYNLTKYIMSIPKGFARSNGLMGKSGFDVILKDQALRSWSVKLRQKLDGRVHLGTGWREFALANHLKKEQICIFRLICSDNNIKRTSSDDFRHEDGNVVFDVTVVDSKASGRKYPPAIPKAFLCQLKGEKCETGVAILRNHHHQHKFWRVKMKGFNFDEGWKYFVRDLNLRVGDFLVFRHEGGFVFDVLVFDHTACEKHYQHFIDVNNNKMEDQTATANTDTFTKCRVENSFKVSVTATNLKESMIEIPGAYVKSSGLEGKIFEMILKHGKGRSWSVKLNHKTSGRVYARRGWGDFIVAHHLAIGDTCVFKLINSGVLYKGSAMVFDVTIFRSNIDRRCFKSTLHPYNFKFSKLHIPIKFARLNNLFGRNSDASLRDKKGRSWEMKLIHKKSNEDRIFIKGDLVEFFSVNDLKEGDTCIFKVIWREKMQVMEFKLL; via the exons ATGGTGATTACCAAAATCAAACCCAGGAATCCACAGTTTTTCAAGCCCATCCTACCTGGTTCTTTTCATGAACTT GCGATTCCCAGAGGGTTTCTGAAATACttaagagaagagaagtgtgaGGAAGGAGAAGCTGTGTTGAGAAACAGTGGCAAATCGTGGCGTGTAAAGGTTAATGGATTCTGTTTTAAAGAGGGTTGGTCTGATTTTGCTCGAGATCGTCATCTTCTTATTGGGGATTTCGTGGTCTTCAGACATCAAGGTCACATGGTGTTTGATGTTTTAGTGTTCGATCGCAGTACCTGTGAGAAAGAGTACCCACCATTTCATgctaaaattgaaaatgagGAAGGGAAGGTAGAAAATAGAGGCAAAGAGGAAATTGTTGAGAAGAAAATCAAGA ACTTTAAAGTTTCAGTAAGAACTCGTTCAGGAGCGATTAAGGCAGGCAAAGAATATGCTGCCTCTTGCAAGTTTACAAATCCCTTTTTTGTGGCTCCGGTGGGGAAATATAATCTAACAAAGTATATTATG AGTATTCCAAAGGGCTTTGCGAGATCAAATGGTTTGATGGGAAAAAGCGGGTTTGATGTGATCCTCAAAGATCAAGCTCTTCGGTCATGGTCTGTGAAATTAAGACAAAAACTCGATGGTCGAGTGCATTTAGGAACTGGTTGGCGTGAGTTTGCACTTGCAAATCACCTGAAGAAAGAACAAATCTGCATTTTCAGGCTCATTTGCTCAGATAACAACAT AAAACGTACTTCCTCTGATGATTTCAGACATGAAGATGGGAACGTGGTATTTGATGTCACAGTGGTGGATTCTAAAGCTTCTGGGAGAAAATATCCACCG GCTATTCCAAAAGCGTTTTTATGTCAGCTAAAAGGTGAGAAGTGTGAAACAGGAGTAGCCATATTGAGGAATCATCATCACCAACACAAATTCTGGCGTGTGAAGATGAAGGGTTTCAATTTTGATGAGGGTTGGAAGTATTTCGTTCGAGACCTTAATCTTCGTGTTGGGGATTTCTTAGTGTTCAGACATGAAGGTGGGTTCGTCTTCGATGTTCTGGTGTTCGACCACACAGCATGTGAGAAACATTATCAACATTTTATTGatgttaataataataaaatggaaGATCAGACAG CTACAGCAAATACCGATACCTTTACCAAATGCAGAGTAGAGAACAGTTTTAAGGTTTCAGTGACGGCAACTAACCTTAAGGAATCTATGATA GAAATTCCTGGGGCCTACGTGAAATCTTCTGGTCTTGAAGGGAAAATCTTTGAAATGATTCTGAAACATGGAAAGGGAAGGTCGTGGTCAGTTAAACTGAACCATAAAACAAGTGGTCGGGTTTATGCGAGACGAGGTTGGGGAGACTTCATTGTTGCACATCACTTGGCAATAGGAGACACCTGCGTTTTTAAGCTCATTAACTCAGGGGTTCT ATACAAAGGAAGTGCAATGGTGTTTGATGTTACTATATTTCGCTCCAACATTGACAGAAGGTGTTTTAAGTCTACTCTCCACCCATACAACTTTAAGTTTTCTAAATTG CATATTCCAATTAAATTCGCAAGATTGAATAATCTTTTTGGGAGAAACAGCGATGCGTCTCTGAGAGATAAAAAAGGAAGATCCTGGGAAATGAAACTGATTCACAAGAAGAGCAATGAAGACCGCATCTTCATAAAAGGTGATTTGGTTGAGTTTTTCTCTGTAAATGACTTGAAGGAAGGAGATACCTGCATTTTTAAAGTCATTTGGAGGGAGAAGATGCAGGTGATGGAGTTCAAATTGCTTTAA